TAATTCCTGCTGAATTATTATTATCATCATGGAAAATACACCTTATATTTTTAGGATAATGAAATTCTAATAATTCTCCTAAATTTATTTCTTTAAAAATATAATCACAAAATTCCTGATTATTATTAAATACCATATGTGGATGATTTAATTTTTCCTTTAAATATTTTATATCTCTATTTTTTATGGCTTTAATGTTGTAATTATTGTCTTTTACTTTCTTGTCATTAGCAGGGGGGTTTTCGTCCCCACAATAATATATATGTTTATTATTTAATACATAATTATTATTGTGGGGACATTTCTCTGAGCCATTGTCCTTATTGGCTTTAGAAGGGGTACTCACAATGCTAATGTCCTTAGATAATTCAATAATATCATTAGAATCTAATATATTACCAGAATCAAATACTATTTCTTTGCCAGCATAATAAAATCTATTTAAGTTTTTACATTGTATATCAATATCACCAATACAATCCATTAAATATAATTGTATTCTTTTTGCTGTATCTTTATCTGTAATTACATTATCTAAAACATATACTAATCTCATTTTATGTTGTTCTTCTTTATGATTAAATGATGTGTAAACAAAATTAGGTATTAAATTAATCTCTTTACAATAATTAATAATATCATTATAACTTCTATGTTGTTCACTGCCTACTAAGAACCTAACTTTATTCTTTTTACCTTCAACCAATTTCACATAATCATTTAATATAATATCGTCAGATAAATTCGCTTCATTATCAATATCAATCATAAACATTTGTTGAGATTTCCATTGTTCTTCCTTGGTTCCACAATAAGAAGGACGAATAGTTTTACCTTGTAAAATACTATCTTTAATTTCCTCTATAGAATATTCTTTTGCGGTATCTAATGTCATTCTATTTGTAACTGCTCCACATTCTTTACCTTGTGGTTTAGATGAATAGCAAATATTATCTATAATACATTTAATATTCATATTAAATTTCCTCTCCTTTTCTAAAAAAATGACATAAAAAAAGAGAGGGACTTATTGCTGTCTCACGACATGAGCCCTCTGGTTAAATATTAATTATTCAATTCGTTCGCTATAACTAATAAAATCTCTATTAGTTAATGCAATAGAATACATACATTCAGAAATATCATCTTTAACTAACCTATAATCATTTCTAGGTAATCTATTGACATAAGTTTCATATTCTTCTTTCTTGTAGAATCTATTTTTGGGCAACAAAAAAGGAAGGTCAAAAACCTCCCTTAATGCTTTCAAGTTAATATCCGTATGTAAATATCCTTGTTTTGGTTTAATTTTTCCAGCAAGATTATATTTGCTAATTAGGTTTAAAAATTCATATTGTTTGTGTCTTTGTAGGCACTCGTATAATTCTGGAAAATCCATATAATCAACTAAATATTTTTTATTTGCTTCTTTAGGCATTGGATAAGGACTGTAAAATCCTTTGAATGTCGAATCTATACACAATAAAATCATTTTTGCTTCTTCTGATTTTGGAAGTGGAATATTATACAAACTCCATATTGTTAATAATGTTGAGCCACAATACTTAGAGAAATAATTCTCCCTGCTAATTCTATCTATTATATTGAAGTTGGCTGAATTATAATTATAATCATCATCTTGGTTCATCATTACTACATGATTGTCAAATGTTTTCCCAGAACATAGGGAAAGGTCAACGCCAATTACATCACTTTCGTTACTAGCGTTCTCGGTTATACCTAACGCCTTAAAATCACTATTGAAGAAATTTACCTTCCATCCTTTAATCATTTCCAATAACTGACAACTAAAGAAACTATCTAAATCATTACTTAGAATTAAATCATAGTATTTATTATCATTTACCCAAACAGGAAACATCTCCTTAATATTTGATTTCATTTTATATATGTTGCTGTCTATTGTGATATGTGAGTATAGAATTTAACCATTCAAGGTTAGAACAAATATTCACCTCCACTTCTTTCTACATTCCAAGGTGGTATCCGTTAATACCATTTTCGACTACAAACATTATTCAACCCCTTTCTTTTATTTTTATTTATTATTAATTTGGTTTAATGTTTCGGTCATTTTATCTAAACTTAATTTTACTTTTGCTATTTCTTCTCTAAACAACTTGTCATATTCTATTATTTGTTTTTGAAGTTCAAGTAATTGTTCTAGCATATTAGTCACCCCTTTATCTGATCTAATGTATCCGACATTCTATTTAGTATCTTTTCGCTATTATCAATTCTTTCGCCAACTTTATCTAATAGGTACTTTATGTCGTTTATTTTTTGTTCTATCTCGTTTAACTTTTGTTCAACCTTGTTCAAAATAGTCACCCCTTTCATTAAATAGAGGGGGGACGGTATTAAACCGTCCCCCTTGACCTTTACTGACCAATTAGGCATAAGAAAATAAACTAGGAAATTGCAAAACTGGCTGCTGCCTTAGTATTTAATAGTTTTAAGCCAAATTGAGTTTCAAGGTATATAGATTGCTTGCTACCAGAAACAGGTTCTACTGTAGCATGGAAGGGAATTAATTCTGCCAATTCGAGATAGTTAGGATTCACAATAAATAATTTATTGTTTAATTTTTCAGATAATACAAAAGTTACGATACCATAAGGGGTAACATATCTTTCAGTGTCAAAACCTAAAAACATATCACGTGCCAAAAATTCAACATTACTAAAACTATTTAGTTGAATTTTCATTTGTGCAGGTAAGAAACAAAGCATTTCATCATTAACTCCTGCATCATACATTTTAGAAACAACTTCCTCAAATTTTGTCTTAGTAAAAGTAGCATTGGTAACTTGGTTTACAGGATTAATCTGTGCCAAAATACCATCTGTGGTATATGTTTTAGTTGCGGAAACATATCCCTTAGTACCATTGATTAAAATATTTTCCATTTTAATTTTCATTGCCTTAGTTTTTTTCACGATTTCATGTGCCAATAAATCAGAGATACCTTTAGCATTTGTGGCTTGGGCAGTATTAGAAACCGTTGCAGTAGCCCCAATCAATTCGCAATAGTTGCTGATAGGTGCTAGGGTATCATCTACAGGATTAGGAGCATCTGCACCTTCTCCCAAAGTTACAGCGGCACTCTCGTTAATTGCTTCCTCAATCCAATTTAAAGTGGCATTTTCTGCCTTAACGGTTTTGGGTAATAGTAAAGTTGTAAAGGGAGTTAAAATAGGTGTAGTTTGAATCAGAACATCTTTCATATCAATAGATTGACCAGCAACAAACTTATCTTGTGTAAACATAAATATCATCCTCCTAAATTTTTATTTTTTATTACTTGCTAAATAATGCTTTCACCATACCAAGGGTATCGTTATTTTTCTTGGCTTGGGTGTAACTGTCGGCTTTTCCCTTATGTCCGTCAGGGACATAATTATTATTCAGTTTTTTTGCTTCGAGAATCTTATTCAATTTTTTAATATCTTTATTTAGTTGTTCAATATTTTTAGCATTAAAAAAATCTGCGAATTCATGCAGATTATTTTCCTTGAGTATTAAGTTTTTCTCCTTTTGCCAGAGTTCAATTTCCTTTTGCTCTAGGGCTTTTTCTGCATCTGATTTTTCTTTTGGTTTAAATTGTTCTAACTCTTTAACTTGATTTTTAAGCGGATTCAATTCATCCTCAATCCATTTATTTTTAGCATCTACTAACATTTTGTTAATCTCTTGTTGTTGTTCGGGTGTCCATTCCATAAAATTATATACCTCCTAACTTATTTGCTAAATGCTCAATAGCCCTAATGATAGCGTTATGTGCTTCCTCACTTTTTGATATTTGTTGCATTAATAATTCTTCTCTGATTTTAGATTCTTTTCGGGTGTCATATAAGAGCCACACAAACAAAACTGCAAATATTCCTTGGGAAACTATTAATTGCATTGTATCGGCATTTAGAATGTCCATTATCACCACCTCCAATATTTAGATTTACATTACAATTGGTTATTGTAGTTAGTAATAAAATTTTTGTAGCCAATTATTTTTTGCTCATTCATGTTAATATCTTCTCTTTCATATCTGCTCAATAAGGAGATACTGCATTTTAGATAATTAGCAATTTGCTTTAGACGTATTTTCTTGTTCCTTCTGAGATTAAAATATAATTGCTTTTCGTGTTCACTCATGTTTCTCTACCTTCTCTTACCTTAAAATTTTTAATAGTAATATTGGTTTAATGGCTGATTTAAAAGGGAAACCAATTCAAAAATTTTAATAAAAAAAATATAAAGGAGAGAAGTAGCCCTCCCCCTATGTATAGATTCGCAACATTTGCCTAAAAAGCAAAAGTCACATTAAATATACTCGATGGAATGTACTTAATGTGGCCTTTATATCCATAATAGTATCTCTTGCACACAACTCATCAACCCTTATTTTACAAGGGTTTGTTGGGAGTTTCTAAAACTCTAGCATATTCTCTCTCCCTAGAGGTTTACTAAAATTTTTAGTGAAAAATCACCTATCAGCCATTGATTTTATTGGCTTTATCGCACTTTTGGTAATATTTAGGAGAGAGTCGATTAGCCCTTATTTTATAGGGGTTTAAAGGCAGTTTCTATTTTATAAACATATTTTATTCTCCCTAGTAGTTTACTATGTTCCCTTAAAGAGTATTATCTATAAAATGTTAGTGAGTCATTGATATATAAGGATTAATACTATTTTATATCCATAATAGTATCTCTTGCACACAACTCATCAACCCTTATTTTACAAGGGTTTGTTGGGAGTTTCTAAACCCTTAACATTTTGTTTATGTCTTAATTTACGCATACTTTCCCTTGCATATCTTTTATTATCTTCATGTTCTTTTTCCTTCCAGCAAGTGGGGCAGTATTTTTGACGGTTGTTGGTAATTGTAATTAATTTTCCACATTCTTCACAGTTACCAATATCTTCACCTTTCCATTTTAAATACTCTAATACAAAATTATCAAAGTTATTAATTATACGGTCACTGGTAGAGAGCGTTTATAGGATGAATTGAAGCAAAATTCCTTATTAATATACGAATTAACTTGTCAATTCCTTGCCTTGCTTAGTCAAGTTGTCTTTGATATAATAAATTGACAATATAAT
This genomic interval from Desulforamulus reducens MI-1 contains the following:
- a CDS encoding BhlA/UviB family holin-like peptide; its protein translation is MDILNADTMQLIVSQGIFAVLFVWLLYDTRKESKIREELLMQQISKSEEAHNAIIRAIEHLANKLGGI
- a CDS encoding DUF5309 domain-containing protein, whose protein sequence is MFTQDKFVAGQSIDMKDVLIQTTPILTPFTTLLLPKTVKAENATLNWIEEAINESAAVTLGEGADAPNPVDDTLAPISNYCELIGATATVSNTAQATNAKGISDLLAHEIVKKTKAMKIKMENILINGTKGYVSATKTYTTDGILAQINPVNQVTNATFTKTKFEEVVSKMYDAGVNDEMLCFLPAQMKIQLNSFSNVEFLARDMFLGFDTERYVTPYGIVTFVLSEKLNNKLFIVNPNYLELAELIPFHATVEPVSGSKQSIYLETQFGLKLLNTKAAASFAIS